GATAGATATTCATTGTATCAAATGGACAAAATAATGTATCAACGGAAATAAATGATATTTCACATTAATATGGCTAcgtatttgattaaaaaaaattctatccGATACATAATTATGTTCATATAAAACATCATCTGATACTCACTTTGTCCATTTGTTACAATAACTATTACCATAATATAATCTAATTACTtctttatatattaaatatatatatattgaattagGATATTGTGTAGTTAATTGGTCAATAATCTCAATTGAAATAAGATCTAATAGATGAAATTTAAATTCATAAGATTTTTATCAAATGTATAATTATGTTAATTTGATACATTATTTTATGCAGTTAATATAATGACTGTATTTTATGCAATATTCTTGGCGCGGGAgaaagtatataaatatatatttatatcatgtATAATAACATGAATACTGAGATAATAGTTTACCCAAGTCGACAAGACATGAATATTCCTGATTATGGTCAAGCAAAGTATAAACCTTCAGACCaagttatataatattttatatatgtaaTATAAAGTAATCAAAAGTGCTGAAGAAACACCTGGCAATTTTTCcttgttatttttgaaaaatgaACATATGCTTTGCTCTGGAAGCTAAGAAATCTTAAAGGGTAAAAAAGAGAATAAGACAAAGTTTGAAAAGCTTCACTGCCACATTATGTAAAGTTCTCATGCAACTCTGCCTACATAAACCCAACTCAACTGGTTGTTTTTCTCATCCCGCTTCCAATTCTCTAAAACCAATAATATTATAGTAAGCTCATCAGCTTTGTGTCAAGATTTGTTGAAATCAATTTCTGGGGTTGTACAGTACAATTTGTCTGCTTTCAATGGCTAAATACCAAAGCATGGCTTTTCAGCTTTTGGGtcttgtttgtttgtctttgatCCCCAAGAGTTTTGCCACCGATTTCACAATTGGAAACTCAGCAGGTTGGAGTGTTTCCAATGCACAAAGCTATAATCAATGGGCAGAAAAGAATAGATTTCAGATTGGAGACTCGATAGGCAAGtttatcatataaatatatatatagctttTTTGTGGTTATTAATATCATAATCTCTTTATTTTCTGCATGGATATTCATTTTTTGTTTCTAACGCAAAATTAACTTCACCTCTAAAGGCTCAAGAAAACTGCATATCATATCTTTTGTCTATTTACTtttcaagaaaacaaaacaaaatgtttatcatatataatttataaattttattgtaAAAGCCTTGTCTTATCATATGTCATAATCCGAAGTGCAATAACATGTGTTTCAGCTATCATACATACATTCAACAATATACATATGATTGATGTCTTTTGAATGGTGTACAGTCTTCAACTACCCTTCTGGCCAAGACTCAGTGCTTCTAGTGAGCCAGGACGACTACAACAACTGCAACACCTATCACCCTATTCAGAAATTCGACGACGGCCACACCGTCTTCAAGTTCAACCAATCCGGCTCCCACTACTTCATCAGTGGCAACAAAGATAACTGTCTCAAAAACGAGAAGGTGGTTGTCATTGTCTTGGCTGACAGAAACAACCGCTCCTCCAACACCAATCCATCTCCACCGCCTTCTCCCGCCCCAGAAGCCCAACAGTCACCCTCGCCACCAACTCCGTCTGAGATTAATCCGACTCCAGCCCCTGCCAGTGACCAGACTCCACCACCACCAAATGCTGCTGCTTCTTCTTTTGCCCACATCACCTTTCTTGGTTACCTTGGAGCATTTGCAGCTTCATCACTTGCTCTTGCCTAActgcatgcttattatgatttcaAGTTGAATTTCTTTCCTCCATTATTGACAAGTCTTTcgcttcattttttatttttatttttttaattttatttttccctTGAGCTCAGTAGATTCAACTGTGCTTTAAGGATTTGGCTTGGTGTttgatatataatttatttgtgcTATGcagttgaataagctgacaaaAGTATGCATGTGTTCATTGGGTGTGCTTGTGTTACAAATATTATGTAAAAAgcaatgtatatttttttaaaagaaagtaAATTGATTTTTAAGATTAAGAGTTTAATTGTCTAATGGCAACTTTTTTTTTCCTCCCTCTTTTTAAACTAACTctgtttttaatgatttttttttttaattataaagataatactTTACGAAATCTATCAAAATTAATCCTCATACCTTTTTTCAATAAGATCATCTATCAAAATTAATCCTCATACCTTTTTTCAATAAGATCATTTTATCCTTAATTGtcttaaatatttgtttattaattattatatttttcatTGTTAAAattaatactaaaataataataaaaaaaagtttaagaagtattgtatgaaattttagaaaatatatattttagtttcaaaaaataaaagcataataaatcaataaaaataatttaatagtaaagcaaaataaaaatatcttattagAAATAATTTGACGAAAAATTgtcttaattttaataaattctaTCAAATAAAAAATGATCATTGAAATTTTACATAAAAAGTCTAATATTTAAATATTAGGCAAGAGATAAAGTATATATACATTGCACTAAAATTGCATTAAATTTTCAATTTAGCGAATGAGGTATCATTGTTGTTCAAAGTAGCATAAGAAACAATGTCAAATTTTAAAGATGCTTTTCTGGTTTGGATAAAGATTGAGTGTTTTGCAAgcttttgttttttaatttttttctcccAAGTTTGAAATACAAATTATCTTTATGAGACCATCTTCTCAACTAACAAAGAGTTATTAAAGgtttctattatttatttattaaaaaaaaattgcgtaAAAAATAATTACGTAATCTAAGAAAAGTTGCACTCTAAGTAGTTATTTTTTGCCATAAAAATCAGTAACCACTCTAAATATTGTACATAAGTCACTCAATACTTTTTTTGTAACAAAAGACAGCAAGTAATATGACACATTGCACTTAAATTATGAATTAGTATTTTGATTACAAAAGTCACATTTTACATCAATTTTATATTAGtttaaattaactaattaaaactaaaaatatatttctctgtttgaaaaattatttgaaatctgttctaaaaataaaaaatattttaaaacttTTTATATGAAAAAATTATACAACTCAActtgaattaaaattaaataattttttcatgttaaatattttaaattattttttatttttaaaatagatttcAAATCATTTTTCGAagttagaaatatatatatattaattaaaattaagacatAATTGATATAAAAAATGACTTttgcaacaaaaaaaaactaCTTAATGACTTATGTACAATATTTCAAAACACTTCTTAACCTTTTATCAGAAAAAAATTACTTAGTGACTTAAGTGCAACATTTCACACTACTTATTATATTTTCCTGTCAAAATAATTACTTAGCAATTTGTGAGCAACTTTTTAGATTACTtacttatttttcaaaatataataaaGCGAGAAGAGGTGAGAGGGGAAGAAAAATGAACAATGAGAAATGCTAAAAAAACAGCCTAGAATTATAATTATCCACGTGTCAAAAAGTGTAGAAAACAAAATAAGAAATGTACCTACATCCCTTAGAATAAGGGATGTATCATAGACAAACCCTAAATGTATAACCTACCAAATGAAATGATTTTCAGGCAATATAACAGTAAAGAATTGTCATGGCATGTTTCAATGCATATTGCAAAATGGAACTGTTTTGACAATGAATAAAATACCTTGCCACCATCTAAAATAACAATTCCTCCCTAAACTTGGTATTGGAATATTAGATTTGTTACACTCAAGGGACCTTACCTACCTATCAAATATTTTTGCCTAACTCAACTTTTTTAATCATTCTAAAAGTGTTGTGTAGAATTGAATCCAATATTCCAGCTACCTGAAACCCAAAGACAAGAATATTCAGAGGCATTCTTGAGAATATAGGAAAGAAACAACAGATATAAAGTACTAACCGTGAAGACACCTCCAATAATGGCACACACATTGGTGATAAAATGTGAAAAGGACTTGGGGTTTTCTGTTATCAAAACCTGGTTTAGAAGGTAAAGAAAATGGTCAGAtagaaaatcaagaaaataaagatCAATACGTACAAACACAATACTCTAAGACACTACCTGCATCGGAGAGAGCTCGAAATGGAATTTTGCAGCAGGTATGTATAGACTTTGAGCTACACTGCTGTGGGCCGTGTACTCGTACTCCTCTACTAATTTATGGGAGCCTCTGATTATGACTTCTGTTTTAACGACTTGAAGATAATGCTCTACCTGCGGTATGCAATAATATTCAGAAATATCAAATATGTAAGAACAAAGAGCTTCGACATTACTTGTTCtttttccatttatttatttGGGTGATGAGAAAAGTTTTCATTATCTAGTTTgcaagtaaatattattttggtcCTTATACTATTAATAAAGTGTCATTTTGGCCCTTTAAGATTTAAACTTGTTTTTGTCCTTAAAAAATTGTTCTCTTTTCATTCTTTATAAACAGTTTCCACTAAATATTTAACACAGAATTCAAATGGAATTTTCACAGTTTAGGAACCAATACTATACATAAATTTGTAAGGAATTACTATTTTCAACTTAATTTTAAGGGAGTAAGTTGCCAAGGACTAACCTGAAGCACTTTTTTTCCCCCTAAAGCTGAAACACTTTTTGATAGTTTAGAAACCGAAACAACAAAATCTAATGTTCAAGAACCAAAGTAAACTTTTCTAATAATTTGAGGACCAATACAGCCATTAATCAAAGTAATCCAATGAATAGAGAAGTTTTTCatgaagaagaatgaagaagcTAGTTAAGATAGGAATTTCTGGGGCTTTAATTATTATCAGAACAAGAAAAAAGAGAGAGCAGAGATAATGTTATGTTAATTATATCATACAGTTAAATCTATTTTCGTGATAGTATATGAGTCAGTATAGTGGAAAACTTACAGTAACATTTGCACCTATATCACGTTGGTTAATGAATTTCCGACCATTCAATCTATCATGGCTTCCCCCAAGATAAGGTATCAATCGCTTCACATCACTCATCACTTTAGGTGAAATCTTCTTACCAAATGAAAGGTGTGATACCACATGTGACATATTCATTTGAGAAGCATCAAAAGAATGAGATCCCGACCGAGCAGAAATGATAAGATTCCCAGGAACCTTCccagtaaaaaaataaaaagcagATTTAGAATTCAGGAAGTAAAGGGACGAGCAATGAAAGGTTGCCAAGAATTGAGGTAAGATGTAATGATATATGATTACGATTGGTAGATTACATCAAAATTATAGTTATTTTAATCACTAATTATTATTCCACATCATTAATTCCAAGTTGTGTATTGTTACATAAGCACCATAATTGAGAAGCTCATGCTGTCAATAGATGTGAAAGAGAGAGTACATTAAGAAATCACATATTTGTTCATGTTAACAAACAATCATTTGattcacttctaagttttgcaTTTAGTGTTTCTATAGCAACTGGAAACACACCTTTTTCACACGCACATATCCTTCAATTCTACATCCTCCAGCCTTTGGTGCTGGTCTTTTTGCATTTTCTGTTGTATTGCTACCTCCAGCAAGCTGTTTCTGAGACTCCAGTTGGATGGGTGCAACCAAACCTTCCATCATCTGCGATTAGTGGACACAATCAAGACACTTTCATTGTAGGCGTTGAtatttaatcacattcacatcACTGACTGGGTTGACCTTTTGAAGCAATCAGTCAAAGTTTTATAATAGATGAAGGGTAACTCAAAACTTGTATGAGTTTGTTTGTACCTTAACCAAGCTATCTGCATCTCGATCTCCATAATAAGATTCATGGTCATGATGTCCATGATCAAGCCTGGGACAGAAAATGACCACCACATGTCATCAGCAATCAGAATTACACTCACTCTAGAACTCTACATTCAACCTAGTTACTCTTTACACATTTGCATCAACATGCAAGAAACAATAAGAAGACAATGTCACAAAATCCCTCAAAACattagattgattattgatacaAGAATGAGTGAACGCAATACTGTGAGTTGAAACAGCACAAGTGCGTAAAGACCATGAGCCACACTTTAGAATGTAAAgaaacataaacaaataaaaacttaaaTGTGCCATGACGCAGAAGGAATGTTCTTGAAGGGACACCACAAAATGAAAAATGCAAAATTACCTCAAATCACTTCCTTTGCGGAAAATGCGA
The Humulus lupulus chromosome 6, drHumLupu1.1, whole genome shotgun sequence DNA segment above includes these coding regions:
- the LOC133782483 gene encoding protein disulfide-isomerase 5-4-like, with the protein product MISSGKLKSVDFYRKIPRDLTEASLSGAGLSIIAALSMVFLFGMELNNYLTISTSTSVIVDKSTDGDYLRIDFNMSFPTLSCEFASVDVSDILGTNRLNITKTIRKFSIDADLKPTGAEFHSEPMSNFIKHGDEVDDEAGEGSVALTANNFDKFSQQYPILVVNFFAPWCYWSNRLKPSWEKAAKIIREKYDPELDGRIILGRVDCTLEGDLCKRHHIQGYPSIRIFRKGSDLRLDHGHHDHESYYGDRDADSLVKMMEGLVAPIQLESQKQLAGGSNTTENAKRPAPKAGGCRIEGYVRVKKVPGNLIISARSGSHSFDASQMNMSHVVSHLSFGKKISPKVMSDVKRLIPYLGGSHDRLNGRKFINQRDIGANVTVEHYLQVVKTEVIIRGSHKLVEEYEYTAHSSVAQSLYIPAAKFHFELSPMQVLITENPKSFSHFITNVCAIIGGVFTVAGILDSILHNTFRMIKKVELGKNI
- the LOC133782482 gene encoding early nodulin-like protein 9 yields the protein MAKYQSMAFQLLGLVCLSLIPKSFATDFTIGNSAGWSVSNAQSYNQWAEKNRFQIGDSIVFNYPSGQDSVLLVSQDDYNNCNTYHPIQKFDDGHTVFKFNQSGSHYFISGNKDNCLKNEKVVVIVLADRNNRSSNTNPSPPPSPAPEAQQSPSPPTPSEINPTPAPASDQTPPPPNAAASSFAHITFLGYLGAFAASSLALA